The following DNA comes from Buttiauxella agrestis.
TGGGTATTTCCGGGATGTTGTTGTGCTTGTTTGCCTTCGAAATTATCGGCCCGGCGGTTCTGGTGGCTAACAATTTCGTGAAGGAATGTATTGAAGCGCTGGTGAGTACGGGGTATTTGCCGCTTTTATCACTGATTAATGAACCGGCAAAAATTCTGTTTCTGAATAACGCTATCGACCAGGGGGTGTACTATCCGCTTGGCATGCAGCAAGCGTCTGACACCGGGAAATCCATCTTCTTTATGGTGGCGTCGAACCCAGGACCTGGACTCGGCTTGCTGCTTGGATTTGCTGTGTTTGGCAAAGGAATGGCAAAAAAATCCGCACCGGGCGCCATGATTATTCACTTCCTCGGCGGCATTCACGAACTCTATTTCCCGTATGTGTTGATGAAACCATTGACGCTGATTGCCATGATTGCAGGCGGTATGTCCGGGATTTACACCTTTAACCTTCTGGGTGGTGGCCTTGTCGCAGGGCCGAGTCCGGGTTCTATCTTTGCTTATCTGGCGCTGACACCGCGCGGAGCCTTCTTCGCCACTATCGCTGGGGTCACCGTTGCAACGGTCGTGTCATTTGTTATCACCTCGCTGATCCTGAAAATGGACCGTAGCAAAGAAGTCGAGAAAGAAGACAACTTTGATGAGACAGCCAGCGCCATGAAAGCGATGAAACAGGAAGGCGCGTGGAGTGCTGCACCTGTGAAACTGGTCGCTTTCGTCTGTGATGCAGGAATGGGGTCTAGCGCTATGGGGGCGACAACCTTCCGTAAGCGCCTGCAAAAGCAGGGCATGGAAACAGAAGTAAAACATTACGCGATTGAAAACGTTCCTGAGAATGCAGAAATTATTGTGACTCACGCAAGTCTTGAAGGCCGCGTAAAACTAGTCACTAACAAACCGCTGATACTGATTAATAACTATATCGGTGATCCTAAACTTGACGCGTTATTTAATGAATTAACCGCTAAGGCTAAATAATAAGGATTCTTATGAAAACTAAAGTTGCAGCCATTTATGGTAAGCGGGATGTCCGTATCCGTGAGTTCGAATTACCCGCGATTACCGATGATGAATTATTAGTGAGTGTTATTTCTGACAGCGTTTGTTTATCAACATGGAAAGCCGCGTTACTGGCAAGCGAGCACAAACGTGTACCGGACGATTTAATTAATCATCCGGTTATTACCGGGCATGAATGCGCTGGCGTGATTGTTGAAGTCGGGAATAATCTACGTGATAAATATAAGACAGGTCAGCGTTACGTTCTGCAACCGGCAATGGGTTTGCCAAGCGGGTATTCGGCAGGATACAGCTATGAATATTTCGGTGGTAATGCCACCTATATGATTATTCCTAAGCTGGCGATTGATATGGGTTGTGTTTTGCCTTATAGCGGTTCCTATTTTGCTGCCGCCTCTTTAGCCGAACCGATGTGCTGCATTATTGGTGCCTATAAAGCTAACTACCACACCACGCAATATGTTTATGAACATCGCATGGGAATTAAACCCGGCGGTAACCTGGCATTATTAGCGTGTGCCGGGCCGATGGGCATCGGTGCCATTGATTATGCAATTAACGGAAATATTAAACCGGCTAAAGTCGTTGTGGTAGATATCGATGAAGCCCGACTGGAGCAGGCGCAAAAACTTTTGCCGGTAGAGCTGGCGGCAAAAAATGGCATTGAGCTGGTTTATGTGAACAGCAAAAATCTGGATGATCCGGCTGCTGCGCTGCGAGATATGACAGGGGGCGCAGGTTTCGACGATGTCTTTGTCTACGCCGCCGTGCCTGCGGTTATTGAGCTTGGTGACGATCTGCTGGCGGATGATGGCTGCCTGAACTTCTTTGCCGGGCCAACCGACAAAAACTTTAAAGTGCCGTTCAACTTCTACAACGTTCACTACGGCAGCACGCATATCGTTGGGACTTCAGGCGGTTCCACGGACGACATGCTGGAAGCCATCGAACTTGCCGCCAGCGGGCGATTGCAGCCTTCATTTATGGTCACGCATGTTGGCGGTTTAGATGCGGTGCCTGAAACCGTGTTGAACCTGCCGGATATCCCAGGCGGTAAAAAGCTGATTTACAACGGTGTGACTATGCCACTGACTGCGATCACCGATTTCGCCCGCCTGGGAGAAACCGATCCGTTATTCCGCCGCCTGGCTGAGCTGGTGAGCGAAACTCACGGCGTGTGGAACGAAGCCGCTGAAAAATATTTGTTGGCGCATTTTGGCGTCGATACCGGCATGGAGGCTTAAGCATGAAAACGTTGGCTTATCCTTTTTTCCGCACCACAGAACAGGCCGCGCTGGCTGCCTGGCCCCTGATTGGTTGCGGCGACAAGAATCGTATTGATGGTGTCGCGGTACAGGCCATGCGCGATGCCCTGAATCAAATCGAGATGCAGGGGAAAATCGTCATTGGTGAAGGGGAGATCGACCATGCGCCCATGCTGTATATCGGCGAAATGCTAGGCAACGGGCAGTCTCCAAAAATCGATATTGCGGTTGACCCTATCGAAGGCACACGCATGGTCGCAATGGGGCAAAACAACGCGCTAGCAGTGATGGCCTGCGCGCCCGAAGGTTCACTGCTTCATGCGCCGGATATGTATATGAAGAAGCTGGTCGTCGGCAAAAAGGCGAAAGGGGTGATCAACCTGGCGGCAACGCTTGAAGATAACCTGCGCAATATTGCCAAAGCCCTGGGTAAACCGCTCGAACGGCTGCGAATGGTTACGCTCGATAAGCCGCGCCATCAGGATGCGATAGCGGTAGCCACAAGTCTTGGGGTGAAAGTGATTGCTCTACCAGATGGCGATGTTGCCGCCAGCGTGATGACGTGTTTGATGGAAAACCAGTACGACGTGATGTACAGCATTGGCGGTGCGCCAGAAGGCGTGATTTCAGCCTGCGCGGTGAAAGCGCTGGGGGGCGAAATGCAGATTGAGCTATTAGATTTTTGCCAGGCGAAAGGGGAGTCTCATGCGAATCGCCAGATTGCGGATTCTGAACATCGCCGCTGCGCTGAAATGGGCGTCGAAGTGAACCGCATTTATAGCCTGAATGAAATCGTCCAAAGTGAGGAAGTTTTATTTTCCGCAACCGGTGTGACGGGAGGCGATATTCTGCAAGGTGTGCGTGAAGAAGGTGAGGTAGTACGCACACAAACGCTCTTGATTAATGGTATAGAGCGCACTTGTAATATTATAGACTCCCTACATCACCTTTAATGTACTGAGCTATTGATGACCACGTTGAACGAAGATGATGTGCTTGAGCGGCTGGAAGCGCAAAATTCACTGGCCTCGTTTATGAGTGTCGCTCACGATATTTTGCTTTCAGGAATCAGGCAATTTCTGCCTTCGTTATTTGTTGATAATGATGAAGAGATAGTCGAGTACGCCGTTAAGCCTTTACTTGCCAGAAGCGGGCCGCTTGATGATATCGACGTTGCGCTGCGCTTGATTTACGCCCTGGGGAAAATGGATAAATGGCTGTATGCCGATATTACCTGTTTTAGCCAGTTTTGTGATTTCGTGCAGCACAGCAAAGAAACCATACAGTTTCATGATGATGTTACTTACGATTTCATTGCGAACCTTAATTCAATTACCCAAAACGCAACGCTGTTTAATGCAATTAAAAGCATGAAGTATTCGGACTTCTCTATTTATTCCGAAGTGCGTTATGGGAATCTGGTGAAAACGGCGTTATCTCTGGCAGTGACTTCATTATTGAAGGAGCTAGTCTGGTGAATGTCACATTGATAATAAATGGATTAGAAACTCAAGCCCATTTTAACGACGAAGAAGTCGACGCATTGCATAAGCCGTTGCTTAAGCAATTAGCCGAGAAGCAAAAGCAGTTAAGCCGCCGACTGGTGGTGTTTTTAGCCGCCCCGCCGGGAACCGGAAAATCGACGCTGGTGGCATTTTGGGAATATTTGTCCGCACAAGAACCTGGATTGACTGCCATTCAGGCGTTGCCGATGGATGGATTCCACCACTACAACGATTATCTACAGGCATTCAATCTCAGGCAGCATAAAGGTGCGCCGCAGACCTTTAATGTGCAGAAACTGACGGATGCGTTGCGTGATTTGCATAAGCCCGAAAGCCATTGGCCGCAGTACGATCGTAATTTGCACGATCCGGTGGAAAACGCGATTGCGGTAACAGCGCCGATTGTGGTGGTCGAAGGAAACTGGTTGCTGCTCAATCAGCCA
Coding sequences within:
- the glpX gene encoding class II fructose-bisphosphatase; amino-acid sequence: MKTLAYPFFRTTEQAALAAWPLIGCGDKNRIDGVAVQAMRDALNQIEMQGKIVIGEGEIDHAPMLYIGEMLGNGQSPKIDIAVDPIEGTRMVAMGQNNALAVMACAPEGSLLHAPDMYMKKLVVGKKAKGVINLAATLEDNLRNIAKALGKPLERLRMVTLDKPRHQDAIAVATSLGVKVIALPDGDVAASVMTCLMENQYDVMYSIGGAPEGVISACAVKALGGEMQIELLDFCQAKGESHANRQIADSEHRRCAEMGVEVNRIYSLNEIVQSEEVLFSATGVTGGDILQGVREEGEVVRTQTLLINGIERTCNIIDSLHHL
- a CDS encoding nucleoside/nucleotide kinase family protein, producing the protein MNVTLIINGLETQAHFNDEEVDALHKPLLKQLAEKQKQLSRRLVVFLAAPPGTGKSTLVAFWEYLSAQEPGLTAIQALPMDGFHHYNDYLQAFNLRQHKGAPQTFNVQKLTDALRDLHKPESHWPQYDRNLHDPVENAIAVTAPIVVVEGNWLLLNQPEWQALREHCDYSVFISAAPDMLSERLIGRKVRGGLTREQAEAFFQATDGPNVLRVLENSQPADMPLRMDDQGGYHRS
- a CDS encoding PTS mannitol transporter subunit IICB; this translates as MKNKSARAKVQAFGGFLTAMVIPNIGAFIAWGFITALFIPTGWMPNEHFAKIVGPMITYLLPVMIGSTGGHLVGGKRGAVMGGIGTIGVIVGADIPMFIGAMIMGPLGGWIIKVIDTKLERRIPPGFEMVINNFSLGISGMLLCLFAFEIIGPAVLVANNFVKECIEALVSTGYLPLLSLINEPAKILFLNNAIDQGVYYPLGMQQASDTGKSIFFMVASNPGPGLGLLLGFAVFGKGMAKKSAPGAMIIHFLGGIHELYFPYVLMKPLTLIAMIAGGMSGIYTFNLLGGGLVAGPSPGSIFAYLALTPRGAFFATIAGVTVATVVSFVITSLILKMDRSKEVEKEDNFDETASAMKAMKQEGAWSAAPVKLVAFVCDAGMGSSAMGATTFRKRLQKQGMETEVKHYAIENVPENAEIIVTHASLEGRVKLVTNKPLILINNYIGDPKLDALFNELTAKAK
- a CDS encoding MltR family transcriptional regulator encodes the protein MTTLNEDDVLERLEAQNSLASFMSVAHDILLSGIRQFLPSLFVDNDEEIVEYAVKPLLARSGPLDDIDVALRLIYALGKMDKWLYADITCFSQFCDFVQHSKETIQFHDDVTYDFIANLNSITQNATLFNAIKSMKYSDFSIYSEVRYGNLVKTALSLAVTSLLKELVW
- a CDS encoding zinc-binding dehydrogenase, which gives rise to MKTKVAAIYGKRDVRIREFELPAITDDELLVSVISDSVCLSTWKAALLASEHKRVPDDLINHPVITGHECAGVIVEVGNNLRDKYKTGQRYVLQPAMGLPSGYSAGYSYEYFGGNATYMIIPKLAIDMGCVLPYSGSYFAAASLAEPMCCIIGAYKANYHTTQYVYEHRMGIKPGGNLALLACAGPMGIGAIDYAINGNIKPAKVVVVDIDEARLEQAQKLLPVELAAKNGIELVYVNSKNLDDPAAALRDMTGGAGFDDVFVYAAVPAVIELGDDLLADDGCLNFFAGPTDKNFKVPFNFYNVHYGSTHIVGTSGGSTDDMLEAIELAASGRLQPSFMVTHVGGLDAVPETVLNLPDIPGGKKLIYNGVTMPLTAITDFARLGETDPLFRRLAELVSETHGVWNEAAEKYLLAHFGVDTGMEA